The genomic segment TGATTTTGCGCATGTTATGATTGAAATGATGCGATTCAATACGCCTTTCCTGAATATTTTCTGGTTCAACTCGCCAACCCCGGATTTCCACCAGCAAATGAATATTGGCTTTTGGATCATCTACGCGCTGATCTTCATCGCCATGGCATTGCAGGCCTCGGGAGCGCGCATGAGCCGCCAGACGCGTTTTTTGCGCGAAGGGGTGGAAGACCAGCTGATTCTGGAGAAGACCAAAGGGGCGGATGGCTTAAGCCGTGCGCAGATTGAGTCCCGTATTGTTGTTCCGCGTCATACCATTTTTCTGCAGATTTTCCCGCTGTATATCTTGCCGGTCATTATCATTGTGGCAGGGTACTTCTTTTTCTCGTTGTTGGGCTTTCTGTAATCTAAAAGGGTGGCGACAGGCCACCCATTCTTCCTACGCCGCCAGCAGCATGCGTTCCAGCGCGCGCTGGGCCTGAACCAAATGCCCGCCACCAAAGAGGATCGCCCGGTTCATCAGGGTGTATAGCTGATACACCGGCTGGCGTTCGAGGAAATCGGGCGGCAGCGGTGAGACAGATTGATACCCGTCGTAAATTTGCGGCGGCTGCTCAGGGTGAAGGGGGAGC from the unidentified bacterial endosymbiont genome contains:
- a CDS encoding YniB family protein, yielding MTYQQAGRIAVLKRIAGWVIFIPAVISTLISVLKFMYDRSEKQAGIDAVMLDFAHVMIEMMRFNTPFLNIFWFNSPTPDFHQQMNIGFWIIYALIFIAMALQASGARMSRQTRFLREGVEDQLILEKTKGADGLSRAQIESRIVVPRHTIFLQIFPLYILPVIIIVAGYFFFSLLGFL